In Artemia franciscana chromosome 4, ASM3288406v1, whole genome shotgun sequence, a single window of DNA contains:
- the LOC136025825 gene encoding galactosylceramide sulfotransferase-like isoform X2: MKIVFAKSFKVSGTTVADILLKLSYFYGSYYDWKSKSIAFKDFETSISGNISNFDIFVEDERWNFANIKKLIGEDSNYVTILRNPVDQFESMFHFMDLREHYNVSSFEMFLNKLENNTIKDNRLLNFFGRNQLSFTLGFEPELFENDTAIDKFINEIDNQFNLVMISDYFDESIILLKNLLRSHIGQMLYVPKLRRRTRKKHKISEKETVLLQKWLKADVKLYNTFRRKLERSLTNRVRQEAKTLQKLNSNLQDFCKAAEFFPPGKDSSQRFGTYELHLIRSHRSQFLHLDKKYTLRIVL, encoded by the exons gtTATCCTACTTTTATGGAAGTTATTACGACTGGAAGTCAAAATCTATAGCATTTAAGGATTTCGAAACGTCTATTTCtggaaatatttcaaattttgacatttttgttgAAGATGAGAGGTGGAATTTTGCCAACATTAAGAAACTGATTGGAGAAGACTCGAACTATGTAACAATATTAAGAAACCCTGTTGATCAATTTGAATCAATGTTTCATTTTATGGATTTACGAGAACATTATAATGTCTCTTCTTTCgaaatgtttttgaataaattagaaaataatacaattaaagACAATAGGCTGCTAAACTTTTTTGGACGAAATCAATTATCATTTACGCTCGGATTTGAACCAGAATTATTCGAAAACGATACAGCtatagataaatttataaatgagATTGACAATCAGTTTAACTTAGTAatgatatcagactattttgatgagtcaataattttgttgaaaaacttaCTTAGAAGTCATATTGGACAAATGTTATATGTGCCAAAACTTCgtagaagaacaagaaagaagcacaaaatttcagaaaaggAGACGGTACTGCTACAAAAATGGTTAAAGGCAGATGTGAAGCTCTACAACACCTTTAGAAG GAAGCTTGAGAGAAGTCTAACCAACCGTGTTAGACAAGAGGCAAAGACTTTGCAAAAACTAAACAGTAATCTTCAGGACTTCTGCAAAGCAGCAGAATTTTTTCCTCCTGGTAAAGATTCCTCACAGCGTTTTGGAACCTATGAACTTCATCTTATAAGAAGTCATCG GTCGCAGTTTTTACACCTGGATAAGAAATACACTTTGAGGATTGTACTCTAG
- the LOC136025825 gene encoding galactosylceramide sulfotransferase-like isoform X1 gives MKIVFAKSFKVSGTTVADILLKLSYFYGSYYDWKSKSIAFKDFETSISGNISNFDIFVEDERWNFANIKKLIGEDSNYVTILRNPVDQFESMFHFMDLREHYNVSSFEMFLNKLENNTIKDNRLLNFFGRNQLSFTLGFEPELFENDTAIDKFINEIDNQFNLVMISDYFDESIILLKNLLRSHIGQMLYVPKLRRRTRKKHKISEKETVLLQKWLKADVKLYNTFRRKLERSLTNRVRQEAKTLQKLNSNLQDFCKAAEFFPPGKDSSQRFGTYELHLIRSHRSNLLCDLYIGDSEEKFRTVQDTVSNAEEVQRLFYEL, from the exons gtTATCCTACTTTTATGGAAGTTATTACGACTGGAAGTCAAAATCTATAGCATTTAAGGATTTCGAAACGTCTATTTCtggaaatatttcaaattttgacatttttgttgAAGATGAGAGGTGGAATTTTGCCAACATTAAGAAACTGATTGGAGAAGACTCGAACTATGTAACAATATTAAGAAACCCTGTTGATCAATTTGAATCAATGTTTCATTTTATGGATTTACGAGAACATTATAATGTCTCTTCTTTCgaaatgtttttgaataaattagaaaataatacaattaaagACAATAGGCTGCTAAACTTTTTTGGACGAAATCAATTATCATTTACGCTCGGATTTGAACCAGAATTATTCGAAAACGATACAGCtatagataaatttataaatgagATTGACAATCAGTTTAACTTAGTAatgatatcagactattttgatgagtcaataattttgttgaaaaacttaCTTAGAAGTCATATTGGACAAATGTTATATGTGCCAAAACTTCgtagaagaacaagaaagaagcacaaaatttcagaaaaggAGACGGTACTGCTACAAAAATGGTTAAAGGCAGATGTGAAGCTCTACAACACCTTTAGAAG GAAGCTTGAGAGAAGTCTAACCAACCGTGTTAGACAAGAGGCAAAGACTTTGCAAAAACTAAACAGTAATCTTCAGGACTTCTGCAAAGCAGCAGAATTTTTTCCTCCTGGTAAAGATTCCTCACAGCGTTTTGGAACCTATGAACTTCATCTTATAAGAAGTCATCG gtCGAACCTGTTATGCGACCTCTACATTGGGGATTCAGAAGAAAAATTTCGTACAGTTCAGGACACAGTAAGCAATGCTGAAGAAGTCCAGCGTCTGTTTTATGAATTATAA